A single region of the Nicotiana sylvestris chromosome 6, ASM39365v2, whole genome shotgun sequence genome encodes:
- the LOC104228295 gene encoding putative F-box protein At1g47790, which produces MVIVACIPHELIVEILKKVRAKSLLRFRCVSKSFCSRISDPLFIEAHQKSCVAQFLVGCLAWTPKDVIYNLGQREEHQDLAYPIQYLDQPCFREFNYMQSIGGLVCLWNNVGEVAICNPFIKQHVFLPYQQPTGELYGIMTCCSLCVDPTTKKHKVFKAHLRNNERRYWVFTIGVDKLWREISGCSNFLPSNGNCVYIDGVIYWVHINRCNIAAFSVGDEKFIRMISFPDREWTLRFSEGTPRIAEIKGQVALLGPVYFKKSTIALYVLNGSGETDEWVKHIIELPLELPKTCGGCLCSLFTINPKGEILSLPDKNSSSLFLYDAGRKDQWKLVEIHGIYERKFLVEIQITVLLNIVDSIWPLRLSEMLSVGQSRFHRNEGVEMDVQRHTRMDKIRNENIRERKGVAPLDDKMREARLR; this is translated from the exons ATGGTCATTGTCGCATGCATTCCGCACGAGCTCATTGTTGAAATTCTGAAAAAGGTTCGTGCCAAGTCTCTACTGCGTTTTAGGTGCGTTTCAAAATCCTTTTGCTCCCGTATATCAGACCCCTTATTCATTGAAGCACATCAAAAAAGTTGCGTAGCTCAATTCCTCGTAGGTTGCCTGGCTTGGACTCCTAAAGATGTTATCTATAATTTAGGCCAAAGAGAAGAACATCAAGACTTAGCTTATCCTATTCAGTACTTGGATCAGCCATGTTTCCGTGAATTTAACTATATGCAATCTATCGGTGGCCTAGTTTGTCTATGGAACAATGTTGGAGAAGTTGCTATTTGCAATCCTTTCATAAAACAACATGTCTTTCTTCCTTATCAACAACCCACGGGAGAACTTTACGGTATAATGACTTGTTGCTCCCTATGTGTTGATCCCACCACTAAGAAACATAAAGTATTCAAGGCACACCTTAGGAATAATGAAAGGAGATACTGGGTTTTTACCATTGGAGTGGACAAGTTATGGAGAGAGATCTCCGGTTGCTCCAATTTTCTCCCTTCAAATGGCAACTGTGTTTATATTGACGGGGTCATTTATTGGGTACATATAAATCGATGTAACATAGCTGCATTCAGTGTTGGAGATGAAAAGTTCATTAGAATGATTTCATTCCCCGATAGAGAATGGACGTTGAGGTTCTCTGAAGGTACACCAAGAATAGCAGAAATAAAGGGACAAGTTGCACTATTAGGTCCTGTATATTTCAAAAAAAGCACAATTGCTTTATATGTTCTCAATGGTAGTGGTGAAACTGACGAATGGGTGAAGCATATAATTGAGCTACCATTAGAATTACCAAAGACATGTGGAGGTTGTCTTTGCTCTTTGTTTACCATCAATCCTAAGGGAGAGATTCTATCACTTCCAGACAAGAATAGTTCGTCCCTCTTTTTATATGATGCTGGAAGGAAAGATCAGTGGAAACTAGTTGAGATACATGGCATATATGAACGCAAATTCCTTGTGGAGATTCAGATTACTGTATTGCTAAATATTGTGGATAGTATTTGGCCCTTGAGATTGTCTGAAATG ctgagtgttggccagtcaagatttCACAGAAATGAGggtgttgagatggatgtgcaaaggcacactaggatggataagattaggaatgagaACATTCGGGAGAGGAAGGGCGTGGCTCCcttggatgacaagatgcgggaagcgagacttAGATAG